A genomic region of Castor canadensis chromosome 16, mCasCan1.hap1v2, whole genome shotgun sequence contains the following coding sequences:
- the Fpr1 gene encoding fMet-Leu-Phe receptor — METNSSFPMNVTTGTQAVPAGYIVLDVFSYLILVVTFVLGVLGNGLVIWVAGFRMTRTVTTICYLNLALADFSFTSTLPFLTVTRAMGGHWPFGWFMCKFIFTIVDINLFGSVFLISLIALDRCICVLHPVWAQNHRTVSLARKVIICPWICAFLLTLPVIIRVTTMTNIHGTGKTACTFDFSPWTKDPKERLEIAITMLIVRGIIRFIIGFSTPMSIVAICYGLIATKMHKQGLLKSNRPLRVLSFVVAAFLICWCPYQVVALIATIRVRELLVGLGKDLRVVVDLTGSLAFFNSCLNPMLYVFMGRDFRERLIHSLPASLERALSEESAQTTDTGNSSASRPAEAELQAM; from the coding sequence ATGGAGACCAATTCCTCTTTTCCCATGAATGTGACTACAGGAACCCAGGCTGTCCCTGCTGGCTACATTGTCCTGGATGTCTTCTCTTATTTGATCCTCGTCGTTACCTTTGTCCTCGGTGTGCTAGGCAATGGGCTTGTGATCTGGGTGGCCGGCTTCCGCATGACACGCACAGTCACCACCATCTGTTACCTGAACCTGGCCTTAGCTGATTTCTCTTTCACCTCCACTTTGCCATTCCTCACGGTCACCAGAGCCATGGGAGGACATTGGCCTTTTGGTTGGTTCATGTGCAAGTTCATTTTTACCATAGTGGACATAAACCTGTTTGGAAGTGTCTTCCTGATTTCTCTCATTGCTTTGGACCGCTGTATTTGTGTCCTGCATCCAGTCTGGGCCCAGAACCACCGCACTGTAAGCCTGGCCCGGAAGGTGATCATTTGTCCATGGATTTGTGCTTTCCTCCTTACTTTACCAGTTATCATTCGTGTGACTACAATGACAAATATCCATGGCACAGGGAAAACAGCCTGCACTTTTGACTTCTCACCTTGGACCAAAGACCCTAAAGAGAGGCTTGAAATTGCTATCACCATGCTAATAGTCAGAGGAATCATCCGATTTATTATTGGCTTCAGCACACCTATGTCAATTGTTGCTATCTGCTATGGTCTTATCGCTACCAAGATGCACAAGCAAGGCCTGCTCAAATCCAACCGTCCCTTACGGGTCCTGTCTTTTGTTGTAGCTGCGTTTTTAATCTGTTGGTGCCCATATCAGGTAGTGGCCCTCATAGCCACAATCAGGGTCCGTGAACTCTTGGTTGGCCTAGGGAAAGACCTTCGAGTTGTTGTGGATCTGACAGGCTCCCTAGCCTTTTTCAACAGCTGCCTCAACCCAATGCTCTACGTCTTCATGGGCCGGGACTTCCGAGAGAGATTGATCCACTCTCTGCCAGCCAGTTTGGAGAGGGCCCTGAGTGAGGAATCAGCTCAGACCACTGACACAGGAAACAGTTCTGCTTCACGTCCAGCAGAGGCTGAGTTACAGGCAATGTGA